Within the Amaranthus tricolor cultivar Red isolate AtriRed21 chromosome 15, ASM2621246v1, whole genome shotgun sequence genome, the region TTcgttaaaaatattataattttataatgataatatgtaattgcatttttttttaaatttgcatttatACATACTTTCATACTAACAAACAAACTTCATGCATTGTGGCTCATGCAATATGTTCTAGATGTGTACTAAACTAACACTCATTTAGGAGCCGAAATACAAATCtataatatatctataattattactaaaacaaaacactgcTAAGTcatcactttttaaaattgcTTACGTGTCACTCTCTCAATGAAAATTTTTCCTCTAAAACTCAATTATGATGTCATTATTATaatgactaatatttatatctttgactttacTACTTTCTAAATGTGACTATAATACTATACatattgaataattttttacTGTTTAGAtcacatcatttaatatattaaaaattcatcaaaatatataaaaaaaatatgtcagAAATTTTACCCTGCGTCGCACGGACAGTAACTAAAGTAAAAGTAACGTAATTTATATCGAACTCTTGATATCAAGATCCATATACTCAAACACTTAACACAATCAATTTTACCGCTTtcgataatatattaatataaaataaataaaattaatatatttatttatattttttagtatagGATAGACCAATGGAAAGAGAAGGAACTGAGTGAGAATCGAACCCTAAATTTTACCTAAAAAGCAGTAATTGATCTCTAACTAAAATAAGACTTGGTTTTTTCAAAGAaagttttaatgatttttagtCATTTCTTTTCAATAGttacacattttatttttatatgcgAGATTTTTGAGAGAAATATATCTATTAAAAAGAGATAGaagataaaagtgtatttttatCAGCAAATTTTGTATGAGATCATCTCACGTGAGACGGGCCTTACAAGCAGCTTATTagtacaaataaattaaaaaaacgaAAATCCTTCAATAGAAAGtgattttttaaatagtttgtgCTAACCTAAATCATCTCACGATAAAATGACCTAATAAAGATTAGTGTATTTTAAGTGGCCATGTTTGATTCCATGGTGGATTGGTTGTAGTAAGCGCGGCAACATGGGAATGAAGCTTCTAAGAAGTGGGCCAATGGGCAATGGCGAGGGAGCATGTGATGATTTATACTCCATTAGCACTTGGGTTTCATTACACCATCCATCAATCTGTTTCTCTCTTGTACATgtgagattattataaaaattgataggATTGGAAGAATATaaagtaaaattattattaaaaaatactcCTTTCGTTCTTTAATGTTCTTCCCGTTTGAAATATTCCATCTTAAGGAGAGAGTAATTTGATTTAGGtttttgagatatatttagaagataataTATATGCATGTAAGATCTTATtatattcgtcttaatgtatacttttttattatgtattttttatatgatttttattatgcatatttagaaatattagggcttaaaattttctttgaaaattacacaaaaagtaaacaagatgAACAAAAAAGAAGGAAGAGAGTAGTTGCAAAGAAGAATTGTAATTTTAACACcatacaatattaaaaaaaaaattaccattgaaccattaattttttatttttataatagttatattactagtatatatatatatatatatatatatatatatatatatatatatatatataaaatatcaaggaaccaaactttttaaaaaataaactgtAAGAGAAACTAACTTTAGAAATTATCCACTATATTATTATCAGTagtaattttaaaatcaattagAAATTATGCAAGATATTGGGTTAAATATGGAGGTCCTTCAAaaaagtttatgtttatatatatttttctttgcaTTGTATATTATTTCATTAGTCAATCTAATTAATCTATGAAAAGATATATTTTGGACATAGAATTACTCCTCTATGTACATAAATCTAATATCTTATTTGGATGGAAGAGAAAAAGATATTTCTCCGTGAGcatacatatattttataaaatcacATTCTTTTTGTCTTGAAAATGTAAGTTGTGTACTAATTAAAGAAGAAAGGCAAAAACTAACGAAGATACTAGGAATGTCCGTTAATAagaacaaaacatgtttgaaaaactaaattaaaaaaattaaaaaaatagaaataatataatatattaacaagaataaattttaaattttatgcgGTAATATAATCAATTGTCCACAGACCACGATTCTAGAGTAGTAGAAGTACAAAAGTATCTCTCGTTCAATTTAATTGATCAGAGACattttcatataattagtttattttttttaattgattattttcaaattgtaagtgattactttaatggACTAAACACATATGAATTAGCCcaataaagataattttaccGTGAAACTGTctgatttaaaaatttgtgcatTGTTATATGGTTTTAGATGTACAAATCTTCTTATGATAAAGTTGTAAATATTTGCATGTTCTTGATGGTCGTTTTTTCTTGCCTATTGATATATAGTTTTTTCTTGCCTATTGATATATAGtgcaatatatttatttttatttttaattattagtttatttgttgattttgattgataTTAAAAACATGGCAAATGACCTTTtatacaaatttaatttattattttattttaaagataTATAACTTAATAAAACTGATAATTTGTCCAATGCAATAtatattatcttattttatatatatatatatatatatatatatatatatatatatatatatatatatatatatatatatatatatatatatatatatatgcgctaatattttttattttgaagtgtcgaaaatttaaatgattattagtaacttttaattatttatctaCTAAACATGATTCTTTTTGTTGTTGATTATCATTCAAAATCATCAAATGAACTTGTTTTTGACATGaatacttaaaattttaatggcaTTTTCTATTATTACCAAATAATTTATAGAATTTACTCTctagaatatattattatgttcattAACAAATGCCTCCCGTAGTGTTCTAGTTTGTTAAAAATATTCTAACCTAAATATATATTGCAAAAAAGTTAGATTAACTTGATCTTAGTTATCACGttaatattgatttttcttttaatcttttctTCATTATGAATATCCTATTAGCATTTTTCCAATTCAATACATGAAAAACAATCCGATTTAACCGAGGAAAAAATGTATGACTCCAAATTCGAATACTCTGAGTCGGAGTTAGAATCATAGTCGATACCCACAAAAAATTCAACATATTGATTTGACTCTAACTCTGACTCTGTCACAATCTGATTTTTAATTACTTCGACTTTGTTCAAATATTTATTTCTAGtattttcaagaaaaatttatatttttttaggattgttataaatatataaatatgtctATTTTgactattaattttcttttcatcatTGGTGGTAGAGTTTATAGACCTCATCTTTATTGGATTTCCCATAGACTCCAATATTGTGAAAACTTTGGTGTACCCATTTGAAAGACTAAATTTTTGTGAGTTTACCTTTCGTTATTAAGTAGAATTTGGACGAATCGTCACATATTCGAGTTAATAAGTTGaattatttgaaatatatttattgattgtGTATATTTTTGGCAAATTATAATCTATTTGAAAAACAATTTGTTGCAAATTTACGTATTGTTGAAAAAGAGTTCAAGAGTCTGAATCAAAggacataaaaaaaaaagtcaaatataaaggaaaaattttCCGATTATTAGAGTCCACCTAATTACATATGAGTAATTAGAAGCTATTTCAATCAAATAATTTTCTTCCTAGATTACattcaatttcaattattttaaacaaaatcCAAAAGAGAAAAGACGCCGGTGATTAGTGGGGAAAAGATCCAAGATTGGAGAGATGAGTTCACGTTGGCCATATGCTGATCATTGCTAAGCTAATAGCCTAATACAACTAGACACCCTTGAGCctattattttacattatttttcattttaatccgTTCTagtaattttacattattttataataattttactatttatcttttaatcttattcacTAACTTATATTATTTCTCCATTTTAGTCACTTATTTTTatcctttatattttttttgtctcattCTCCAACCTAATTTCTTTTGCCATTAAATTTCACCCATTTGGCAATGCATACAAAATGAGAGAGATTAAaggtaaatatttaagaaaaagcTAAGTGAgttgtttttaagaaaaaagctAGAaagtgtcaaggaaccaactcaactaaaagcttaagctgatggttgaagctccaggatatattatatactctaacacgccccctcacacgagagccctttgggctagaagtgtggatgtaacacatgttctcctcatacatggtgctcaatattccactttgaatgaggggtggttgagattcgaacccgtgaccttttgtcacattggcttctgataccatgtcaaggaaccaactcaaccaaaagcttaagctgatggttgaggccccaagatatgttatatactctaacacgccccctcacacgagaccccattgggctagaagtgtggatgcgcataggcgctgaatattccactttaaatgaggggtggttgaagattcgaacccgtgaccttttgtcacattggcttctgataccatgtcaaggaaccaactcaaccaaaagcttaagctgatggttgaggccccaagatatgttatatatttggtaataaataaaaagagagatTAAATTATACCtccttatttttacttttattctattttttttaattcctatttacgtttttatgtattttatttttatttatttgtcatTTATTGTTTATGATTAACGAGtgttgtaagttgcaggttttgGGTAGTCGTAGGTTTCACTCTCATTTAAGAGCTTTCATGAGACAATTGACTATTTGACCGCATTCTCCTTCATGAGTAGGAGctggatacactgggtatgatgatgatgatattgataaatttattttcaaacataaaaataatatttcctTTGTtccttttgtttgtccactttaagttttttcattttaaaagaaaaaaatttaaatttgatttttgaaatatattaaagataaaatatatttatgtgagatcttgttagattcgtgtTGATGCAAAGCTTTTTAATATATAACtttaacaataatttataatgcgtatttaaagatattaagtctcaaaatttgctttaaaaagcgtgtaaaaataaaatggacaaataaaaaaaaagaaggggtataaaataaaagagacaatttaaaatgaaaaacaacATTAAATGAGAGGGACACAATGAGCTCAACACTCTTAAAGCCTATTCAGCATATTCTTACCTGTCATTACCTGTCACTTCTGACTGTCCATATTTTCTTCCTTCCCTTCTTAAGAGTATTTGTTTTGTCTAAATTATTTCTACCATTCCATCTTCCTCTCTTCTCTTCTGATCTTATTATAGGATCATTTTCCTCTCCACCATTGTTGTTAATTACTCATTTGGAGCAAATTAAGTCTTGTTTGTTCATTAATTAACAATGACAATGGCTGATTTGAAAAACATTAGCagtaatgataaatcatctcaATTTGGAGATACAACTCTTACCAAAGTTTTTGTGGGTGGATTAGCTTGGGAAGCTCCTAAAGAAGCCTTGTTTGATCATTTTCAAAAGTTTGGTGAGATCTTAGAAGCTGTTATCATCTCTGATAAGATCACTGGTAGATCCAAGGGCTATGGCTTTGTAAGTCTTTCTTTCTTTACATCCTTATTCCTTATAAATATGCCCACACCACcatataataaataatccaaaacCAACACCTTAACGGCATGTTTGATAGTTGGTATTAGATAGCTGAAATGATggtgaaaaactagtgtaatgtTAGCAAAATAATCACTTAACAAGTTAAATGAGGATTCTtgttctcattttcttcacaaaattcattctaatatattactatattaaaATGCGGTATTAGTTAGTAATGaacaaaattatgaataaaaagaacttttttatcaaaaatttcaCTACCAtgaaaataacattaaacattcataaaaatttacactataaatcattctcattaacATTAATTGATACCAACAATCAAATAAGTCGCAGTTATTATTACCTATGAGTTTGGAATGGTCATATATACACaactttatttttgtaataatatgaCGTTTTACTTGCAAAGGTAATTATCAACCACTTTACATAAATTAAAACTCTAATGATTTGATTCTTAGTAGGTTAGAAAATTTCTAAgtacaaaagaaaaaataaactaCTATCATATTTATAAGATGAtttaaattacaataatatgaattatttaatttatataaaaaaattgagcAGGTGACATTTAAGGAGGCGGAAGCAGCAAAGAAGGCATGTGAGGATGCAACACCAACCATCAATGGTCGGCGAGCTAACTGCAACCTAGCTGCATTAGGAGCTCGCCACCCACCGCGATCATCATCTACCACTACTCCTCAACGGCCAGCATCAAACGGCAGAAACAATGCAGTAAGCCCAACAACAGGTGGTCCTGGTCATGGTCATGGCGTGCAATGGTACTATTCTGGTCCTGTCCCAGGCCGAGCTGCTTCTCCTACTACTACTACACCGTTTCATGCTCATCATCACCATCAACCCCTTCCTTTCTACGGGTAAGGATATCTTACGTAACATTTACTTTTTCgtacaatttaatatattaatttaatatttaaaattatgtataataaaaaaattatacaaattgggttttaataatttttacattgaGAATAATCAAGTAAGAttcatttaactatattttaatttatagattgaaAACCAATCAcgaaatgataaataaatagtacaatatttttaatgttacaAGTTAGAATAaagaaagtatatattattatcttcTCTTAGATAAAAATGTGAATActacatatatttaaaaattctaCTTCAAGTAAAACGTGGATAAAACtaattatttgtcattttaatttgttatatttgcttTGATgccttaaataataaaacaaactcAATAAAAAAGTTTAGTTCATAGTAAATCCTAGCTTAGAGAACTAATACaatattctattatttttattatatttagtgACTTATTATGATGCTAATAATCATGCAATTAATTTTGACTTTCAGGTATTCTCCTTCATACATTGCTGCTGATGTTGCCTACAATCACGTATGTAATTTCGACATCTTTAAATCTTATTTTCATACTGCAACATTAAGACGTGAAATCTGCGACAATGCAATCATTATTATTGGAACCGTAAAACagcaaaatttacaaaattttcaacttttcaaacataaaaatatgtataaagaaaaatttatttttaaaattttactttaaagtgatcaatttctaAAAAACTCATCTTTTATATTTATCATACTAAATACAATCTTTATATCGTTTTtttaacgaaaaaaaaaaaaaaatctttagtATTGAGTATCTAGTTAAATGGTGAAAGAAAATTGTGCAGAAGCTAAGCTACAATGGTGGGGCCTACATAAACGCAGGGCATTACGCGGCGCAGATGTACCCAGGGCAGGCTGGTATGATAGGAGGGGCAAACACATTGATGTCTGTTTATCCATATTACCACCCTTACTTACCCCACCAAGTCCAACAATCACATCATCAGGCCGCTATGGGCTTACCGGCCCATATCTTCCCAACTACTTCAGGCCCAATCACTGCTCCTCCTCCCATC harbors:
- the LOC130801696 gene encoding probable RNA-binding protein ARP1 isoform X1 gives rise to the protein MTMADLKNISSNDKSSQFGDTTLTKVFVGGLAWEAPKEALFDHFQKFGEILEAVIISDKITGRSKGYGFVTFKEAEAAKKACEDATPTINGRRANCNLAALGARHPPRSSSTTTPQRPASNGRNNAVSPTTGGPGHGHGVQWYYSGPVPGRAASPTTTTPFHAHHHHQPLPFYGYSPSYIAADVAYNHKLSYNGGAYINAGHYAAQMYPGQAGMIGGANTLMSVYPYYHPYLPHQVQQSHHQAAMGLPAHIFPTTSGPITAPPPIISKPTIPVCIAPPSGWKFGCRTDSPHTWC
- the LOC130801696 gene encoding probable RNA-binding protein ARP1 isoform X2, whose amino-acid sequence is MTMADLKNISSNDKSSQFGDTTLTKVFVGGLAWEAPKEALFDHFQKFGEILEAVIISDKITGRSKGYGFVTFKEAEAAKKACEDATPTINGRRANCNLAALGARHPPRSSSTTTPQRPASNGRNNAVSPTTGGPGHGHGVQWYYSGPVPGRAASPTTTTPFHAHHHHQPLPFYGYSPSYIAADVAYNHKLSYNGGAYINAGHYAAQMYPGQAGMIGGANTLMSVYPYYHPYLPHQVQQSHHQAAMGLPAHIFPTTSGPITAPPPIISKPTIPVCIAPPSGSVGKGKSMQKSN
- the LOC130801696 gene encoding probable RNA-binding protein ARP1 isoform X3 — encoded protein: MTMADLKNISSNDKSSQFGDTTLTKVFVGGLAWEAPKEALFDHFQKFGEILEAVIISDKITGRSKGYGFVTFKEAEAAKKACEDATPTINGRRANCNLAALGARHPPRSSSTTTPQRPASNGRNNAVSPTTGGPGHGHGVQWYYSGPVPGRAASPTTTTPFHAHHHHQPLPFYGYSPSYIAADVAYNHKLSYNGGAYINAGHYAAQMYPGQAGMIGGANTLMSVYPYYHPYLPHQVQQSHHQAAMGLPAHIFPTTSGPITAPPPIISKPTIPVCIAPPSVCLTVE